One genomic region from Candidatus Methylomirabilis sp. encodes:
- a CDS encoding biopolymer transporter ExbD, which translates to MQTNGGKDRRILSEINITPLVDVTLVLLIIFMVTTPMLQRGTDVQLPTAQASQVKEEERITLTVTRDSRILVNNKEVPRQQLEAHLKSMTGSGKERVLYLRGDARVPYGFVIDVMDAIKSSGIETVGMITERA; encoded by the coding sequence ATGCAGACTAACGGTGGGAAAGATCGGCGAATACTCTCAGAGATCAACATCACTCCTTTGGTGGACGTGACACTTGTCCTGCTGATCATCTTCATGGTCACGACCCCGATGCTCCAGCGTGGGACTGATGTCCAGCTCCCGACAGCGCAGGCGTCGCAGGTGAAAGAGGAGGAGCGCATCACCCTGACGGTGACAAGAGACAGCCGCATTCTCGTCAATAATAAAGAGGTGCCCAGGCAGCAGCTTGAGGCGCACCTCAAATCCATGACCGGTTCCGGGAAGGAGCGGGTACTCTACTTACGCGGCGATGCCAGGGTCCCGTACGGTTTCGTCATCGATGTGATGGATGCCATCAAATCTTCCGGTATCGAGACGGTCGGGATGATTACCGAGCGAGC
- a CDS encoding MotA/TolQ/ExbB proton channel family protein, whose translation MMEQGVFQFIAHGGITMVILVMLSIFSLAVIGERFYTFYKAQQATGQVAEKGLQYVADGKMAEALRLCKENAGSPVAKVLEAGLVAIIDQEGLALFGKQFPRRLESCKGAMQRATSTEISRLERYLGSLATLGNVSPFVGLFGTVLGIIRAFEAIAKTGSGGLGTVSAGIAEALVATAAGLFVAIPAVIAYNYFVGRVKLFTAGMDNAASEMVDRLLDQAAHHGE comes from the coding sequence ATGATGGAACAGGGAGTTTTCCAGTTTATTGCCCACGGTGGGATCACGATGGTGATCCTCGTGATGCTTTCCATCTTTTCGCTTGCGGTAATCGGCGAGCGGTTCTATACATTTTATAAGGCTCAACAGGCGACAGGGCAGGTCGCCGAAAAAGGGTTGCAGTATGTGGCGGACGGGAAAATGGCTGAGGCGCTCCGCTTGTGCAAAGAGAACGCCGGCAGCCCGGTTGCCAAGGTCCTGGAGGCCGGTCTTGTGGCCATCATCGATCAGGAAGGTTTGGCCCTCTTCGGCAAGCAATTTCCGCGTCGACTTGAATCGTGTAAGGGGGCGATGCAGCGAGCTACTTCCACAGAAATCTCCCGTCTGGAACGGTATCTGGGTTCATTGGCGACCCTTGGCAATGTCAGCCCATTTGTCGGTCTCTTCGGGACCGTTCTGGGGATCATTCGAGCCTTCGAGGCGATCGCCAAAACAGGATCCGGCGGGCTGGGTACGGTATCGGCCGGGATAGCCGAAGCGCTCGTGGCTACGGCTGCAGGCTTGTTCGTGGCGATTCCTGCGGTCATCGCGTACAACTATTTCGTCGGCAGGGTCAAGCTGTTTACCGCAGGTATGGACAATGCGGCTTCGGAGATGGTGGACAGGCTGTTGGATCAGGCCGCCCATCACGGAGAATAA
- a CDS encoding UbiX family flavin prenyltransferase has product MVKQIEAKREYILGITGASGAALGIRTLEVFCELGLPVHLIVSEGAKTTLRQECGRTVEDLKRLATFFHDDRDLGASISSGSYVSPNVTAMIVSPCSMKSLAAVATGYTETLIARAADVVLKEGKRLALVVRESPFTAIHLEQMLTLARSGVRIIPPVPPFYQKAQTVEELVDQIVGRVLDQIGLYTDLPNRWRGTG; this is encoded by the coding sequence ATGGTAAAACAGATTGAAGCGAAGCGGGAGTACATTCTCGGCATTACCGGGGCAAGCGGCGCGGCCTTAGGCATTCGCACGCTCGAAGTGTTCTGCGAGCTTGGCCTGCCTGTCCATCTGATCGTGTCCGAAGGGGCGAAGACGACACTTCGACAAGAGTGCGGACGCACGGTGGAGGATCTCAAGCGCCTCGCCACCTTTTTCCACGACGATCGGGACCTCGGCGCTTCCATCTCGAGCGGCTCCTATGTCTCGCCCAACGTGACCGCGATGATTGTCTCACCGTGCTCGATGAAGAGCCTGGCGGCCGTCGCCACCGGCTATACTGAGACCTTGATCGCCCGAGCCGCCGACGTTGTCCTGAAGGAAGGCAAGCGTCTTGCTCTCGTGGTGAGGGAGAGCCCCTTTACCGCCATCCATCTGGAACAGATGTTGACATTGGCAAGATCGGGCGTCAGAATCATTCCACCGGTTCCGCCGTTCTATCAGAAGGCACAAACGGTCGAGGAGTTGGTGGACCAGATCGTCGGACGGGTGCTGGATCAAATCGGTCTTTACACCGACCTACCGAATCGGTGGCGGGGCACGGGATAA
- a CDS encoding addiction module antidote protein gives MTQRIKVADLPEFDAAPYLDSEAAIAAYLTDILEANDSALLASALGDIARARGMSEIAKASGLTREALYKALRPNATPRYDTIAKVCRALGVRLVAQAIHA, from the coding sequence ATGACCCAACGTATCAAGGTGGCTGACTTGCCTGAGTTTGATGCCGCGCCGTATCTCGACAGCGAGGCGGCGATTGCGGCTTACCTGACGGATATTCTAGAAGCGAACGATTCGGCGTTGCTGGCGTCGGCCCTGGGAGACATCGCACGGGCGCGTGGCATGAGCGAGATTGCCAAGGCATCCGGACTGACCCGCGAAGCCTTGTACAAGGCGCTCAGACCCAATGCAACGCCGCGCTACGACACCATCGCGAAAGTCTGTAGGGCGCTGGGGGTGCGGCTGGTGGCACAGGCGATTCATGCGTGA
- a CDS encoding choice-of-anchor X domain-containing protein: protein MMRASMSYAVPLILMMTAIAFAGVAGAQVQMPEGPLPGISLGGPDMAAESARNYRERARYPQDSYPLQGGHAHLFPTGGPTWPYPIPSLDPSAPVISTWAAQVSFQYPAPVDLFLSLTPGKSATPGSMVAPARSVTGEIVNDAREVIGMVDYHDDGQAPDERAGDGVYAVRFIMPEAQVPDLADSFNVRIEVVMADGAVQRFGSSFHYSNPHAHLTGRYRDVVRQGSLVISAEIEVRRKGRFHLAGYLASKAGEPIGYAQTAAELEPGRYWLDLQFYGLMFHDRHIAGPYKLASLVLRTATRMPGTIGMPVLDAHITRAYRLEEMTTEPFNEPNLLDAARRLEEAAPGAKSPPQP, encoded by the coding sequence GGCCGGCGCGCAGGTGCAGATGCCAGAGGGACCGCTGCCGGGCATTAGCCTAGGCGGACCGGATATGGCGGCCGAGTCGGCGCGAAACTATCGTGAGCGAGCCCGCTACCCCCAGGACTCCTACCCGCTCCAAGGGGGTCACGCACACTTATTTCCGACTGGTGGGCCTACCTGGCCCTACCCGATACCATCGCTGGATCCCAGCGCCCCGGTCATCAGCACGTGGGCGGCCCAAGTCAGCTTCCAGTACCCGGCGCCCGTGGACCTTTTCCTCTCGCTGACGCCGGGCAAGAGCGCCACACCTGGATCGATGGTCGCCCCGGCCCGGTCGGTCACAGGCGAGATCGTCAACGACGCGAGGGAGGTGATCGGGATGGTCGACTACCACGACGATGGTCAGGCGCCCGATGAGCGCGCCGGCGATGGCGTCTACGCTGTCCGCTTCATCATGCCCGAGGCGCAGGTGCCGGACTTGGCCGACTCGTTCAATGTCCGGATCGAGGTAGTGATGGCTGACGGAGCGGTGCAGCGGTTCGGTAGCAGCTTCCACTACAGCAATCCGCACGCGCACTTGACCGGCCGCTATCGCGATGTGGTCCGGCAAGGAAGCCTGGTCATTTCGGCTGAGATCGAGGTGCGGCGGAAGGGGCGGTTCCATCTGGCTGGATATCTGGCGTCGAAGGCAGGCGAACCGATCGGCTATGCCCAGACCGCAGCCGAGCTCGAGCCGGGGCGGTACTGGCTTGACCTACAGTTCTACGGGCTGATGTTCCACGATCGACACATCGCAGGACCCTATAAGCTGGCATCACTGGTCCTCAGGACGGCCACCCGGATGCCCGGTACCATCGGCATGCCGGTATTGGACGCCCATATCACCCGAGCCTACCGGCTGGAGGAGATGACAACGGAGCCGTTTAACGAGCCGAACCTGCTGGACGCCGCCCGGCGACTGGAGGAGGCGGCCCCTGGGGCGAAGAGCCCGCCGCAGCCCTGA